The DNA window TGTTGGCTGTgcaccttaaaactgtgctcaTTGCCAAGATCTTATGTGCTGCCGGGAGACAGATAAATATGAAGCATCCGTGTTTTAGAATcggtagcttctttgcagcaacaactatatttgaagcattgtaaTTGTTGCACATGAGTTTGGACAGATGTGGATAAACTAAATGGTTGGTGAAGTTGGGAAAAAGTTGTTTCTGAAAAGTTATTATGAGAGATATGTATGGTGCAGatgtgacacacaaacaaataagtgTGTAAGTGCACTAACATGCCATTGAACAAAACGACGCAGTACATGCACTAACATGGTTCATAAATGGCACTAATGTCACTATATTTCCCTCCTACTAAACAATCACACTGTTTTGTCACAGATTGATTACTTCAACAACCAGATCATTGTGGACCTCGTGGAGCAGCCTCACAAAGGCATCATCTCTATTTTGGACGAAGCTTGTCTCACTGTTGGCAAAGTCACAGACACGGTCTGCCTGGAGAGCATGGACACCAAACTGGCCCATCACCCCCACTACACCTCCCGCAAGGTGAGAACAGATAATACCCTAATATGCCATTAGggtattatatatttattgtatatttatgaTGAAGGGGTGTGCGATATGACGAAATTAGATTGTGATGAATTagaatttagtattttttgtcaaaacagtgtgtgttttggtttgatttttttcttaaaa is part of the Plectropomus leopardus isolate mb unplaced genomic scaffold, YSFRI_Pleo_2.0 unplaced_scaffold14857, whole genome shotgun sequence genome and encodes:
- the LOC121964263 gene encoding unconventional myosin-Ig-like, yielding IDYFNNQIIVDLVEQPHKGIISILDEACLTVGKVTDTVCLESMDTKLAHHPHYTSRKLCPSDKTMDFQKHFRIRHYAGDVT